A section of the Pygocentrus nattereri isolate fPygNat1 chromosome 18, fPygNat1.pri, whole genome shotgun sequence genome encodes:
- the palm2akap2 gene encoding A-kinase anchor protein 2 isoform X5, whose translation MRRVERSRRRISEDDSELKSEKNLKSVSFLDPVGVISSGNMELETQSESQHNHTTSGQNGVRHTGEALDSEVAQEIRYLDEVLEANYCDPGAEMTSNGTCSLELQTITVEGTGPSVHVSNVSSSVSHDIIVEGNKQTTYVENTLNSTKPNGHSGIINEHSTSPESGTTIKKEARFELRSFHEDKKPSKLFDTPTEKEIRVKKVRPSEEVAELEKERLELIRDQAVKKNPGIAAKWWNPPQEKSLEDELEPEQLESLRRYEERKKKKPEPRDLQTSPKQTVSFVQPDVGYKEDVVVQGIDFSAARQQFLQMEHSKQQQATKRSVAPQIYSAKPFFRTSDVDKSSSSIIVTSHGRVTVEDGDVSQVRGVLCSSGDSTTHTIDNEAKNDDFTCARAVMTIFKDEESDLYQRSMNSCYHPEEIDSGLDDLSLRSQDTTVLETLSNDFSMDNISDSGASNETMSAFLENSAGEYSFPCTPMATTPINGKLEGSTKSPGEQSSSCTGDSLTEEELEYHAGILVQNAIHQAIAHQTDNWQPLQVMQQSSPISERHVEVSEPSAPEEKLPCTPPSKETFPVEEKKATAPKITVQVPTVQPSPAIPVNTYRPPSPSPPPSEKSEFSYFSKYSEAAELRSTASVTRAQDTEVTSGPFKLRSRKQRTLSMIEEEIRAAQEREEELRRERQAQSLRPNPNPTVKQRTNSLPAKLVLTGKTAPGKIEKIRTAPPVSPASSNGAPSPLSDLGSDDSGGSQRPKNFMQTLMEDYESHKVKRREKAEDNSYARLLLANDVTSEVLEATRVTRRKSNMALRWEAGIYANQDEAEEDEEEEEEEEEEEE comes from the exons agGAGGATTTCAGAGGATGACAGTGAGCTAAAGAGTGAGAAGAACCTGAAGAGTGTTAGTTTCTTAGACCCAGTAGGTGTGATCTCCAGTGGCAATATGGAACTTGAGACCCAAAGTGAGAGCCAGCATAACCATACAACAAGTGGGCAGAATGGTGTGAGGCACACAGGAGAGGCGCTGGACAGTGAAGTCGCCCAGGAAATCCGTTACCTTGATGAGGTGCTTGAGGCCAACTATTGTGACCCTGGAGCTGAGATGACTTCAAATGGAACTTGTTCCCTTGAGCTCCAGACAATCACTGTTGAAGGAACTGGGCCATCTGTTCATGTTTCCAATGTATCATCCTCAGTTAGTCATGACATAATTGTAGAGGGGAACAAACAGACCACCTATGTTGAGAACACTTTGAATAGTACCAAACCAAATGGTCATTCAGGAATCATAAATGAACATAGCACATCACCTGAGTCAGGAACGACAATCAAGAAAGAGGCCCGTTTTGAGCTTCGATCTTTCCATGAAGACAAAAAGCCATCTAAGCTCTTTGACACACcaacagagaaagaaataaggGTAAAGAAAGTAAGGCCTTCAGAAGAGGTTGCTGAACTAGAGAAGGAGCGCTTGGAACTTATCAGAGATCAAGCAGTCAAGAAGAATCCAGGGATAGCAGCGAAGTGGTGGAATCCACCCCAAGAAAAGTCACTGGAAGATGAGCTGGAACCAGAACAACTGGAGTCACTCAGAAGGtatgaggagagaaagaagaagaagcctGAACCCAGAGATCTACAAACCTCCCCTAAACAAACAGTCTCCTTTGTCCAACCTGATGTAGGATATAAGGAAGACGTTGTGGTTCAGGGCATTGATTTCTCAGCAGCACGACAACAGTTTCTCCAGATGGAACACAGCAAACAGCAGCAAGCAACGAAAAGAAGTGTGGCTCCCCAGATCTACTCTGCCAAACCTTTTTTCAGGACCTCAGATGTTGATAAGTCAAGCAGCTCGATCATAGTCACCAGCCATGGTCGGGTCACTGTGGAGGATGGAGACGTGAGCCAGGTCAGAGGGGTTTTATGCAGTTCTGGAGATTCCACCACACATACCATTGACAATGAGGCAAAGAATGATGACTTTACCTGTGCCCGAGCAGTGATGACTATCTTCAAGGATGAAGAGTCTGATTTGTACCAGCGGTCCATGAACAGTTGCTATCATCCTGAGGAGATTGACTCTGGGTTAGATGACCTGTCCCTCAGGTCTCAGGACACCACTGTGCTTGAGACCCTGTCCAATGATTTCAGCATGGATAACATAAGTGACAGTGGTGCCTCCAATGAAACCATGAGCGCCTTCTTGGAAAACTCTGCTGGGGAGTACTCTTTTCCCTGTACTCCAATGGCCACAACACCCATCAACGGGAAGCTGGAAGGCAGCACAAAATCACCAGGTGAGCAGAGCAGCTCTTGTACAGGAGACAGCCTGACTGAAGAGGAGCTGGAATACCATGCAGGCATCTTGGTCCAAAACGCAATCCATCAAGCTATTGCACATCAGACCGACAATTGGCAACCACTCCAGGTCATGCAGCAGTCCTCCCCCATCTCTGAGAGGCATGTGGAAGTTTCTGAACCCTCGGCACCTGAAGAGAAATTGCCCTGTACTCCACCTTCTAAAGAAACCTTTCCTGTGGAAGAGAAAAAAGCCACAGCTCCTAAAATTACTGTACAGGTGCCCACAGTCCAACCCTCTCCAGCTATTCCAGTGAACACTTATAGGCCTCCAAGTCCTTCTCCCCCACCAAGTGAGAAGTCAGAGTTCAGCTATTTCAGTAAATACTCAGAGGCAGCAGAGCTCCGAAGCACAGCATCTGTGACCCGTGCCCAGGACACGGAAGTCACGTCAGGGCCCTTCAAGCTGCGCTCACGCAAGCAGAGGACATTGTCCATGATTGAGGAGGAAATTCGGGCAGCTCAAGAGCGAGAGGAAGAGCTTCGGAGGGAGCGGCAGGCCCAAAGCTTGCGTCCCAACCCCAATCCCACTGTCAAGCAAAGGACAAACAGCCTTCCAGCCAAACTGGTCCTCACTGGGAAAACAGCTCCAG GTAAAATTGAGAAGATCCGCACTGCACCTCCAGTATCCCCTGCCTCTTCAAATGGTGCTCCCTCCCCTCTGTCTGATTTGGGAAGCGATGACTCAGGTGGGAGCCAGCGGCCCAAGAACTTCATGCAGACCCTGATGGAAGATTACGAATCACACAAAGTCAAGCGCAGAGAGAAGGCAGAGGACAACAGC TATGCCCGTTTATTGCTCGCTAATGATGTTACATCTGAG GTTCTGGAGGCAACGCGAGTGACCCGCCGAAAAAGCAACATGGCTCTGCGATGGGAGGCAGGAATTTACGCCAACCAGGATGAAGctgaggaggatgaggaagaggaggaggaggaggaggaggaagaagagtaA
- the LOC108440738 gene encoding thymic stromal cotransporter homolog yields the protein MAVLRTVQKHVEPVVFCAQMASSFFDTGLQMVVKQQSKNVTRPSDPHEAHNAIANFYMTFNMLTKFIPIIPALILARFGDRGHRKVPIIVPLVGYSLSRALLLLVIWLDWRIEVMYVAPVIHGLCGGFSSYWAGVMALVSISTSEEERSLRIMRTELVYGIAGFLGSLASGHLFQLYTMGMKKGVLLASMSVALYIFCLLYATCILKVSQITLERRESTSSGIITHNGYDRTIIALLFVSGILYDVAVAGGVEILSIYVLKAPLEWSATEVGYGNAAGSLIFITSFLGMKFFTRFAVSDASMIMIGMVSFMTGIYFMTFVTTTAMYFLARSIMLFALIPMPTIRSLLSKQVRGTSYGMTFICLQLSFRLASLATTPIYTKIYASTLDTFPGFVFTLSSIITFISIIPISVVGCRTAKQENYERIQGN from the exons ATGGCTGTACTGCGCACTGTACAGAAACATGTGGAGCCGGTGGTGTTTTGCGCTCAGATGGCCAGCTCCTTCTTCGACACTGGTCTTCAAATGGTGGTcaaacaacaaagcaaaaacGTCACAAGACCCTCTGATCCACACGAGGCCCATAACGCCATTGCCAACTTCTACATGACTTTCAACATGCTTACCAAGTTCATCCCAATCATTCCTGCCCTCATTTTGGCACGATTTGGAGACAGGGGACACCGAAAAGTCCCCATCATAGTCCCTCTGGTAGGATACTCTTTGTCCAGGGCTCTATTATTACTCGTCATCTGGCTGGATTGGAGGATCGAGGTGATGTATGTGGCACCAGTGATCCATGGACTGTGTGGGGGCTTCTCGTCCTACTGGGCGGGCGTCATGGCACTGGTTTCGATTAGTACCAGTGAAGAAGAGCGCTCGCTCCGCATCATGCGCACAGAGCTTGTGTATGGCATCGCCGGCTTTCTGGGCAGCCTGGCCTCAGGTCACCTATTCCAGCTGTACACCATGGGGATGAAGAAAGGTGTTCTGCTGGCTAGCATGAGCGTGGCGCTGTACATCTTCTGTCTCCTGTATGCAACATGTATCCTAAAGGTGAGTCAGATCACCTTGGAGCGGCGGGAAAGCACCAGCAGCGGCATCATCACCCACAACGGATATGACAGGACCATCATTGCACTGCTCTTTGTGAGTGGGATCTTGTATGATGTAGCCGTTGCAGGGGGCGTAGAGATCTTGTCCATTTATGTCCTGAAGGCGCCTCTGGAGTGGAGCGCCACGGAAGTGGGATATGGGAATGCCGCCGGCTCCCTCATCTTCATAACCAGCTTCCTGGGCATGAAgttcttcaccaggtttgctgTGAGCGATGCAAGCATGATAATGATAGGCATGGTGTCATTCATGACCGGGATCTACTTCATGACCTTCGTCACCACCACTGCCATGTACTTTTTAG CTCGTTCTATCATGTTGTTTGCGCTGATCCCCATGCCAACCATTCGCTCCCTGCTGTCCAAGCAGGTTCGAGGAACATCATATG GAATGACCTTTATATGCCTCCAGCTGTCCTTCAGACTGGCTAGCTTAGCTACAACACCCATCTACACTAAAATCTATGCGTCCACACTGGACACATTCCCTGGGTTTGTCTTCACCTTATCCAGTATCATCACTTTCATCTCCATTATACCTATAAG TGTTGTAGGCTGCCGTACTGCAAAGCAGGAGAACTATGAAAGAATTCAAGGGAACTAA